CATGCCGGCGTAGTTCGCGAGCAGGTCCACCGCGGCGACTCGCTCCAGTTGGTTCTCGATGCCGAACGGGCTGTCGTTGAACCACCACGCCGGCCCGACGCTCACGTTCGGGTACGTCCGGGCGAGCACCGTCGCACTCGGGTAGTGCGTCGGGTCCAGCGTGTAGAGGACGACTTCCATCTCCCCGTCGAACTCGTCGAGGAAGTGGTCGAGGTCGCCGACGAGGTCGACGTCCTGCGTCGAGACGTCGCCGCCGGCGTTCGCCCCGAGCGACTCGTACAGCGACTCGCGGTAGTCTCGGACCGCCCCGACGTGCAACTGCGTCACCCATCCGGCGTCGGCGTTCAGGCGGCCGACGAACCCGAGGAGGTACGCCTTGAAGTCGCGCACCGCCGCCTCGTCGATACCGTCGCCGCGGCGCGCTTTCTCGTACACCCCGGCGGCGCGCTCGCGGTCGACGGGCTTCGACACCGGCGTCGTTCCCGTGCCGACGTCGCAGGCGACGCAGCCGCGTTCGGCGAAGTACTCGTGCGTCTCCGCGAGGGCGGCGAGAAAGCCCCCGAACGTCTCGACGCCGCTCTCGGTCGCCTCGTCCAGTTCGGCGACGAACGTCGACCACTCCGGGTTCTCTATCTTCAGCGCGCGGTCCGGTCGCCACGTGGGACGTATCTCGACGCCCTCCACCTCCGTCTCCGCGCGTTCGTGGTACTCGAGGCTCGACGTCGGGTCGTCGCTGCTGCAGAGCACCTCGACGCCCATCTCTCGGAGGACCGCCTGCGGTCGCTTCTCGGGGTCGGCCAGTTGCCGCTTCGTCTCCTCCCATATCTCGTCGGCCGTCTCCGCGTTCAGGGGTTTCTCGATGCCGAACCGGCGCTTCAGGTCGAGGTGGACCCACTCGTACGTCGGGTTGCCGGCGAAGTCGGGGAACACCTCGGCGAGGGCGGTCCACTTCTCGCGGTTGCTCGCGTCGCCGGTCACCTTCTCCTCGGGGACGCCGCGCTTGCGCATCAGTTGCCAGACGTAGTGGTCGGTCGCCCCCTCGACCGCCCAGATGTCGCTCCACGGCTCGTTTTCGACGACCTCGACCACGTCGATGTGGTTGTGCGGGTCGACTATCGGGAGGTCCTCGATTGCGTCGTAGAGCGCCGCCGCCGCGTCCGTCTCCAGCAGGTAGTCCTCGTCGATAAATCCCATATCTGGCTCTCTGCACCGGGCGACAAAAAAGTTCGCGAGGCCTCCGGAACGGACCCGACTACCCCTTCTCGGAGCGCTCCGCTCGCTCCGTCAGCCCCTTCATGTAGCCGACGGCGAACAGTCGACCCATGTCGGTGTAGCCGGACATCGCTCCCGCTCGGTCCTCCTCACCGAGCATCTTCGGGACGTGGTCGGGGCGGATGGGCCCGTCGAAGCCGACGTCCCGGTAGGCGTCCATCGCCGCCGGCATGTCCGTCTGTCCCTCGTCGTGCCACGTCTCGACGAACGACTCCGCCCCGCCCTCCACGTCCCGGAAGTGGACGAAGTGGATGCGGTCGCCGAACTCCCGAATCGTCGCGGGCACGTCGGCGCCCATCGCCGAGAAGTTGCCCTGACAGAACGTGAGCCCGTGGTTCGGGCTGTCGAAGAGGTCGAGGATGCGCCGGACGTTCTCGACGGAGTTCACGAGGCGCGGGACTCCTCGGGCCGATTCGACCGGCGGGTCGTCGGGGTGGAGGGCGAGTTTCACGCCCGCCTCCTCGGCGACGGGGACGACTTCGTCGAGGAAGTACTCCAGGTTCTCCCACAGTTCCGCTTCGGAGATGTCGATCGGGTGGTCCGGTCCGCGTTCGGACTGCTCGTGGTCGTACGCCGTCGTCCGCGAGTCGCCGCGCAGGCGGACGGAATCGGAGGTCCGAATCACGCCGACCGGGTTCTCCGTCCACACCCACGAGTAGACGCCGATTCCGGCCCGTCCCATGTTCCGGAGCAACTCCTTGACCGTCGCTATCTCCTCGTCTCGACCGTCCTCGCCGAGCACCGTCTTCGTCATCGGCGGCCGGTCCTCGACGACGTCCAAGGAGAGACCGTGGTCGGCGAAGCGGTTTCTCGTCTTCAACAACGAGTCGTACGTCCACCACTCCTCTTCCCCCCAGAACCGGACGACCGCGGTCGAGAGCCCCAGCTGCCGGGCGAGCGTCCACCGCCGGTCCGGACGCGGCGGGAGCATCAGCGTCGTGTCCATCACTCCACCTTCACCGTCACGTACCCCTCGAAGTTCAGGATGAGCCGCTGGGTCTCGTCGCCGAAGACGGCCTTCCCCGTCGGCGACCGACGGCGACCGAGGGTGAACACGTGGTCGCAGTCACGACTCTCCGCGGCCTCGATGACGTGACGCGCCTCCAGTTCCTCGTTCACATCGGCGACGACGGACCACGCCACGTCGCCGTCGAGCGTCTCCGTCGCCATCCGCTCGGCGAACTGCCGCGCGACGCCGAGGGCCTCCTCGTCGCTGTAGTCGCGGTTCTCGATGCGTCCGATTTCGTCCAGCGTCTCGATAGCTTCCTCGTACTCCTCGCCGGTCAGCGGCGAGTACAGGACGAGTTCGGTCCCCGCGCCGGCGGCGTACGCCGCGGCCTCGCGGAGCAACGCCGCACATCCCTCTCGATCCTCCATCACTACGAGTGCGTCTCTCATACACCGCGAGTTCGAGACCGACCTATTTAATGATTCATGTGAAGAAATACGCGACGCCTCGAAGACCCGCGTCGGGGGCCTCAGTAGCTGTCGTAGACGGTCTTCTCGATGGTGTAGAAGTCGAGTCCGGCGTCGCCCTGTTCGCGCCACGTCTCCGAGGAGGAGCGCTTGACGCCGCCGAAGGGAACGTGCAGTTCCAGACCGGTCGTCTTGTCGTTGACTTTCACGACGCCCGCTTCCGCCTCCTCGACGAAGCGGTTCGCCTCCGTGTGGTCGTCGGTGACGACGCTCGCCGAGAGGCCGTACTCCACGTCGTTGGCGACATCCAGCCCTTCGTCGAAGTCGGACACCTTGATGACGGCGACGACGGGGCCGAACACCTCTTCTTGGGCGATGCGCATGTCGTTCTCCACGTCGGTGAAGACGGTGGGCTCGACGAAGTGGCCCTCTTCCACCTCGTCACCCTCGGGGACGTCTCCGCCCGCCGCGAGCGTCGCGCCCTCGTTCTGCGCGATGTCGATGTACTCCAGTGTGGAGTTCAGTTCGTCCTCGCTGACCTGCGGGCCCATTTCGTGCTCGTTGCCGGGGCCGATGTCGATGGACTCGGCGCGGTCGACGAGTTCGTCGACGAACTCGTCGTAGACGTCCTCGTGGACGACGGCGCGAGAGCAGGCGGTGCAGGACTGACCGGTCGTCCCGAACCCGCCGTTCGCGACGATATCCGCGGCTTCCGCGGGGTCGGCGGAGTCCATCACGACCGTCGGGTTCTTCCCGCCGAGTTCGGTCTGGACGCGCTTGCCGGCGTCGGTCGCCTGTTCGTACACCATCTCGCCCACCTGGCTGCTGCCGGTGAAGGAGACGGCGTCGGTGCCCTCGTTCTCGATGAACTCGTTACCGACCGTGCTGCCGGGGCCGGTGACGACGTTGAGGACGCCGTCGGGCAGACCCGCCTCGTCCAGCGCGCGGGCGATTTCGACGACGACGCCGGGCGCAACCGAGGCGGGCTTGAGCACGACGGCGTTGCCCGCCGCCAGCGCGGGGGCGAGTTTCCACGCCGGGATGGCGATGGGGTAGTTCCACGGCGTGACGAGGGCGGCGACGCCGACGGGCATCTCGCGCGTGTAGAGGTTCGTGTCCGGTCCGCTCGCACCCTTCACGGTGCCGCCGAGGTCGGAAGCCTTCGCCGAGAAGTAGTGGAAGATGTCTATCGCGCGCTGGACCTCGCCGGCCGCCTCGCCGCGCGCCTTCCCCTCTTCTGCGACCAGTTTGTCGGTCAGTTCCTCCTTGCGCTGACCGAGGAGCGTCCCGGCCTCGCGGAGGATGCGCCCGCGTTCGGGGCCGGGCGTCTTCGCCCACTCGTCTTTCGCCGCGACGGCGGCGTCGACGGCCTCCTTCGCGTCCGACTCGTCGGACTGCTGGTACGTCGCGACGGTCTCGCTCGGGTTCGCCGGGTTCTGCACGTCGACGGTGTCGCCGGTCGATGAGTCTACCCACTCTCCGTTCACGTAGTTTTTCTCTGTCGTCATCACCTATCCGTTCATCGTTCTCTCATACTATTCTTACGGTTCTGTCACCGCGTGTCACGGCGCGTCTCTCGCCGTCCCCGATTCCCGGCCGCCGTCCGTCTCCGACCGTTCGGACGGCCGCGCCGTCGGTCCACTACACTTTTGCCGGTCGGCCCGAACCTCGGTACCATGTCAGTCGATGATTACCTACACGACCTCCGGGACCGCGACTGGGAGGAGTTGGAGGACGGGACGCTCCGCCTCGCCATGGTCGGTCTCGGAT
The genomic region above belongs to Halogeometricum sp. S3BR5-2 and contains:
- a CDS encoding mannonate dehydratase, with the translated sequence MDTTLMLPPRPDRRWTLARQLGLSTAVVRFWGEEEWWTYDSLLKTRNRFADHGLSLDVVEDRPPMTKTVLGEDGRDEEIATVKELLRNMGRAGIGVYSWVWTENPVGVIRTSDSVRLRGDSRTTAYDHEQSERGPDHPIDISEAELWENLEYFLDEVVPVAEEAGVKLALHPDDPPVESARGVPRLVNSVENVRRILDLFDSPNHGLTFCQGNFSAMGADVPATIREFGDRIHFVHFRDVEGGAESFVETWHDEGQTDMPAAMDAYRDVGFDGPIRPDHVPKMLGEEDRAGAMSGYTDMGRLFAVGYMKGLTERAERSEKG
- the uxaC gene encoding glucuronate isomerase, translating into MGFIDEDYLLETDAAAALYDAIEDLPIVDPHNHIDVVEVVENEPWSDIWAVEGATDHYVWQLMRKRGVPEEKVTGDASNREKWTALAEVFPDFAGNPTYEWVHLDLKRRFGIEKPLNAETADEIWEETKRQLADPEKRPQAVLREMGVEVLCSSDDPTSSLEYHERAETEVEGVEIRPTWRPDRALKIENPEWSTFVAELDEATESGVETFGGFLAALAETHEYFAERGCVACDVGTGTTPVSKPVDRERAAGVYEKARRGDGIDEAAVRDFKAYLLGFVGRLNADAGWVTQLHVGAVRDYRESLYESLGANAGGDVSTQDVDLVGDLDHFLDEFDGEMEVVLYTLDPTHYPSATVLARTYPNVSVGPAWWFNDSPFGIENQLERVAAVDLLANYAGMVSDSRKLVSYGSRFEMFRRSLANVIGRMVERGRVPHDNARRLVERVAYDRPKELYGL
- a CDS encoding universal stress protein; amino-acid sequence: MRDALVVMEDREGCAALLREAAAYAAGAGTELVLYSPLTGEEYEEAIETLDEIGRIENRDYSDEEALGVARQFAERMATETLDGDVAWSVVADVNEELEARHVIEAAESRDCDHVFTLGRRRSPTGKAVFGDETQRLILNFEGYVTVKVE
- a CDS encoding aldehyde dehydrogenase family protein, with the protein product MTTEKNYVNGEWVDSSTGDTVDVQNPANPSETVATYQQSDESDAKEAVDAAVAAKDEWAKTPGPERGRILREAGTLLGQRKEELTDKLVAEEGKARGEAAGEVQRAIDIFHYFSAKASDLGGTVKGASGPDTNLYTREMPVGVAALVTPWNYPIAIPAWKLAPALAAGNAVVLKPASVAPGVVVEIARALDEAGLPDGVLNVVTGPGSTVGNEFIENEGTDAVSFTGSSQVGEMVYEQATDAGKRVQTELGGKNPTVVMDSADPAEAADIVANGGFGTTGQSCTACSRAVVHEDVYDEFVDELVDRAESIDIGPGNEHEMGPQVSEDELNSTLEYIDIAQNEGATLAAGGDVPEGDEVEEGHFVEPTVFTDVENDMRIAQEEVFGPVVAVIKVSDFDEGLDVANDVEYGLSASVVTDDHTEANRFVEEAEAGVVKVNDKTTGLELHVPFGGVKRSSSETWREQGDAGLDFYTIEKTVYDSY